Genomic window (Saccharomyces eubayanus strain FM1318 chromosome XVI, whole genome shotgun sequence):
TAATTTGGCCAACTTCATTATAATACCGAACTTGGAGTCCTTGGGTACGTTAAATATTTCTAGAAGGCTTTgcttctttaaaaattcgGGGAaattaatattatcaaaagGTCTTTGTAGTTTGAATTTTGGATCTTGCATTATCTGGTATATATCTATAGCTTCTGAATCGTTAGTATGACAGCAGATAAGTCTATACGATTCGTTATCCTTCCCATCTTTTAACTCGACTTGAGAATCCATAATAAAGTTCGCAAAATTTAATGTATTTACAGGCATTTCATAAATTTGGGCCCATTGCAAACCCGTCGTTTTATTAAACTGACGTTCCCCAACCACTAAATCCGTAGATAATAAGGCTGATGCTTCCAGCTTGAACATTCGTAGCATGGAATCTTTGCAGAGAATAGACAGTACGGTGCTACCCACCCATTGGAACGCTATAATGTGTGGATGATCTTTGATTTGTGTACACGTAATGGGCCTTTTAGTCACCAAGTCCCAGATGACAAAGAGGCCATCGCTATCACCAGATAGCAGGACTGACACCTTAGAAACTGATGGCATTTTGATAATCCGCAATGCTGTAATGCCCTTTTTATGATTACGTAAGGTGAAATCAGATAAAGTTAGAGAACTCGTTATACTCCCTCCATTACTAAAGCGCCCCATTACTTCAGCCTTTTTATTGTCTTCTATGATATCTCTCATATCCTTGCATTGCGCATGACACCTATATATACGCACGTAAACATACGTATAGTGTGTTTTGGTgttctttcattttattttgcTCTCCTCAGCGGTTTCGTCTTGAATTTTGCataaagttgaaaaatttcattacAAATCGACAtaagaaacagaaaagtAAGAGAAAcatcattttgaaagagaaagcaaTAGGCACTAGTGTGGACGATCTAGTGACAAAAAAGGGGAGTAGCAGACACACATAATGATGTCTAGGGAGAGCGTAGATAGAAGAGCAGGAAGAAGGGGTCCTAATCTTAATATCGTCTTAACGTGCCCGGAATGTAAGGTCTATCCACCAAAGATCGTAGAAAGATTTAGTGAGGGGGATGTCGTATGTGCTCTTTGCGGCCTTGTACTATCTGATAAGCTGGTGGACACCAGATCTGAGTGGAGAACGTTTTCCAACGATGACCATAACGGTGATGACCCAAGTCGTGTTGGTGAAGCATCAAATCCATTATTAGATGGGAATAATCTATCGACAAGGATCGGTAAGGGTGAAACCACAGATATGAGATTTACCAAGGAACTGAATAAGGCGCAGGGGAAAAACGTCATGGATAAAAAGGATAACGAAGTACAGGCCGCATTTGCCAAGATCACCATGCTGTGTGATGCTGCTGAATTACCCAAGATTGTAAAGGATTGTGCCAAAGAAGCCTATAAGCTTTGTCATGATGAAAAGCTATTGAAGGGGAAATCGATGGAGAGTGTTATGGCTGCGTCCATATTGATTGGTTGCAGACGTGCTAAAGTGGCAAGAActtttaaagaaattcaatCATTGATCCATGTCAAGACCAAAGAATTTGGGAAGACATTACAAATAGTGAAAAACATTTTAAGAGGCAAGAGTGAGGACGGTTTCTTAAAGATCGATACCGACAATATGAGTGGTGCGCAAAATCTTACTTACATCCCTAGATTTTGTTCCCATTTGGGTTTACCAATGCAAGTCACCACCTCTGCTGAATACACTGCAAAGAAATgtaaagaaatcaaagaaattgcaGGTAAATCTCCCATTACTATTGCTGTTGTCTCCATTTATTTAAACGTCCTGCTATTTAGGATCCCTATCACTGCAGCAAAAGTTGGCCAGACCTTGCAGGTTACTGAAGGTACCATTAAATCCGGTTATAAAATACTGTACGAACACAGGGACAAACTTGTGGACCCACAACTTATCGCCAACGGTGTTGTGTCCTTGGACAGCTTGCCGGGagtagaaaagaaatgataaagTAGTAATCAATAAATCATGAAAATAGTAAATCATGCATATGTGTGTCAGAAGGTTGAACATTGTTCCGTGACAGCAAAATcatctatttatttatgtatttttatactgcaaaaaaaaaatgaacatGTTTTAATCTAACGGGAGTATTTTTATGTTAATAATAGTTGAAAGAGTGAATTAAACTtaatatttgaaatatgtatatatatgtatatagatcCGAACAATGAGGTTTAACCCATACCGAATTGCTTTGCCATTTGTTGCATTTGAGGATCTTgcatcattttcatcatttcaTTCATATCAGGCATTCCTCCGCCCATTCCACCGCCCATTCCGCTACCTCCAAACATATTCATCATGTTTTGCATTAGACCGGGATTTTGTTTCAGTTTTTGTTGTGCTTGTTGCATCATTTGTGGCGATACTTTTGGCATACCTGGCATATTGGGCATACCTGGCATACCTGGCATACCTGGCATATTTGGCATTCCAGGCATCCTGGCATTGGCTCCGGGTGCACCCggttgttgttgtgttGCAGTTTGTGCCATTCTCGCCATCATTTGCTGTTGCATTAATATCATTTCCACTTCAAATACGGATGTACCTGAACCTTTGGCCACACGAACCATTCTGGTAGGCTCTTCGATAAACATTCTACCGTCGGACTCTAGTTCTTCCCTCGTCATGGAATCCAAAACGtaaaccatttttttcatcttttgggaggtttcttcttctcctaCCTGGTTCATCATATTACTCATTCCTGGAATCATTTGTGCTATGTTTGATAATGGACCCATTTTCATTATGGTCTGCATTTGCTTCTTAAAATCTAACAATGTGAACTTACCCTTTTGAATGTTTTCCATAGTAGCCTTTGCATCCTCCTTATTGGAAACGGTTTGCAATTGCTCGAAAAGACTTTCAATATCACCGATACCTAGTAATTTGGATATGAATGATTTGGGTGAGAATTTTTCCAAGTCGTGGATATGCTCACCGGTACCGATAAAGATAATTGGAGTGTTAGTGGCTGCTACGGCAGAAATGGCACCACCACCTCTAGCATCACCATCCATCTTGGTTAATATAATAGCACCAAAGTCAGATGAGTCTTTGAAAGCCTTGGATTGCTGCTCTGCGGCTTGACCGATGGATGCATCCAAAACCATGATGGTTTGGTTGGGCTTGATAACATTGGATATTTCaatcatttcttgaaataatTCTTCCTCTTGACGATGTCTACCAGAAGTATCAACTATGATTATgtcaaatttttccttcttgaaCTTGTTAATACCTTCTTCCGCAACTTTGGCAGGATCTGTTTCGGTATATGACCCATAAAATGGAATTCTTGCTTTTATAGCATTTTGCTTCAATTGATCAAACGCACCAGCACGGAAAGTATCCGCACACACTAAACCAACCTTGAAACCTCTCTTCGAGTAATAGACCGCTAGCTTGGTACAAGAGGTAGTCTTACCAGAACCTTGCAGCCCGACAAACATAATGATGTTcgtttttctctttttgggCACAAAGGCCTTCTCTTCACTACCCTCACAAGTGACCAGCTTACACAGTTCATCAAACACAGTTTTCTGAATCAGCTTCTTCGTTTGTGCATTTGTTGTGGCCTTCTCGTTACGGTTCTCACTCAGCAGCTGGGACCTTATATTATTTCGTAACTTGGAAACCAGAGCAATATTGACATCCGACTCCAGCAGCGCAGTCACGATGCCCTTTAACATAACATCCACGGATGTGGAAAAATCATCCTGTGTGTTGGAGATCGCACTGTTCACAGCAGAGTTAATCCGCTTCCCCAAATCAGCCAAAACCATACTTCCTTCGACTCGCTCGTATGCtgtcttttcttgcttcCCAGATCCTGCCTATTCAACCACTTTTACTATCTTGTTCtaccaatattttttcactttgttGACGCCTTTGTCGTTAGCTGTGATTTTTGGGCTCTGCGTGGTGAACGAAAAGGTCATCATAATAAGACGATATAGGTAGTGAATATGCAGCCAGAGATCTCCCCACTGTCAGTGGCTAGAACCTAGAAGAACACTCGAGAGAAATGGACAGTGTATGGGACGATGCTAGAATTGAAGACAGCACGATGGAAGAACCAGTGGGTTCATCCCATGCTCAGGAGAAAGTTGCGCTAATAAAGTCGACGTTACTTAAACTGGAGCAGGAAGATATATTGGAAGGCGACCCCTGGGTACAATTGGTCAGGCTGATTAGCGATGAGGAACGTGACGAAGAGTTCACCACGTTTAAAGATTACTTGAGCGAAGTGAAGAACGTTAATGACAAATCTATTACGGGCGTAGCTTTAATTCATTATATCATTGTGTATGACCGTGCAGACTACATTGAGCTATTACATGGGAACCCAAGTGGCGTGAAACTAGACTTGAACCTTTTTGATGACGTTGTGGGCTACACGCCGTTAATGTGGGGCTTTTGTCTGCAAAGAAGGAACTGCTGCTTGGAATTGTTCAATGCTTTCGACGAGATAAAGTTCAATTTGACTAATAAGGCTGGGCTGTCTGCATGGGATATGGTTCCTCCCTATTCGCCACTTTCCGAATTCTTGGAACAAAACAATATGTTTCGATATCGTACTGAAAACCATAAAGTGCCGCAAATATCTCCACCAAAGggctcttcttttctaatGACTAATAACGACGATGCCGCTACCAAGGAAACgtttgataatattgacTTGCAGGTAGCTGGGCTCACTTTATCTTCTGCTGCAGATGACAATCTCTTCCTGGATACGGACGATAAGGACAAGGACCATTCTCAAAGACCTTCTGCTTTTATCGATCCAACATATACAGAAGATTATCATGGtacttttaattttgataaattaTCTACCGATCAATATTTGGAGTTTTCAGATTTTGATATCCCTCAAATCTTGAACCTACTAATATCCCTTCCTCAAAAGGAACCTCATATGACAACATACCCAGCAGGTTTAATTTACCAATGTACTAGATATGCTGACCACAAGATAAAATCTAAATCGTTGGTGGAGTCGCTGATCAATCTCTCTTTAACGAAGATACTGACTAGTGTTTCATCCAATGGGGCGGCAGGATTAGTCTCCACAGATGCTTCTTTACAGGCCGGTGACATTGTGTTACAATCATATTGGTTAAGTTGCCTGTCATTCCTCTATTATTATCTTTGCAGGGATgaatcatttttcaaaagacatCCGAGTGTGTTACAAGAGCTGATAAACACCATTCATTCCATAATCATAGAGCTAACGTCGTCTATTCATTCCAGGctgatttctttgatagATTCAACATTACTAGCATACACGACTATACAAGATGTCAAACAGACCTTATACAAAAGAGACTGGaactttttcaagaagagaaagcaGGCCAAGCTTttattaaaggaaaagaatacaaaacaattgaagaaacaacaaaaaaaagaacatcaGCCACAAGGCCAAGATCAGGATAATCAAAACGAACAGGAACAACAAGGCGGGCACGACTCAGATGATAGAGCATCATCCAATGATGATAACAAATCTAATATTTCAGTATTTTATGATAAAGAGATTCTGAGACATTTATACCCTccatcttttgaagaacaaatgaAGCCTTCACCACTAAAGATTGTCCAAATATTTGGTGCTTTATTATACGTCCTCAATTTACATCAAACTCACCCAATTTTCCAACAACAGTGTCTTTCTATATCTGTTAAATGGTTCGCCACAACTTTATTCAATAAGATCTTgaaagataaaaagaagagatcGCTATCCAGGGCACACGCTATCCAGATTAGATTAAATCTCTCGACTCTGGAATCATGGATACAAAACAATGATTTCTGTGTTCCTAAGCCGGTGCttattgatgatttcatGTGGCAGCGCTTTCCAATGACTTTAATTCGCGATGTTGGTGAGATAGATCTTTCAGATCCAATACTTAGAAATGTGGCCTCTTACAAACCTGTAAACAAGGATGATAAAGATTGGATATACGATATGTCGAATTCATTATTTTACTATCAGTCATTCCACAGAATTGCACAAATTCACCTTGAACCGGTGTTCCAATTGTTACAATGGTTGCAAGTGGCTACAACACTCGACAGCGAGGATTCATTGATATCAACAATGAATTTATTGCCAGGGCTCACACCAGTTCAATTACTGAAATCTATGGAGAAGTATAATTATGAACTAAATGAAAGTAAATTCAATTCTaaattgagaaaatttttgaacaacaaaattaaagatGACAAAATGAGCAAATTCAATGCGTATCTGCAAGAACACGAAATTCCATATTTAGTGCTGCCAACGATCGCAGAAATGACAGATTTGTATTCAAAAGGTCCTGATTCGCATACTTTCCAACCATTTTTACCAGGTAGTATTCAAGATGACTTGTATGAAATTCATGATATAAACACTAAACAAAGACAGGATGAACCACAAATTTCTCGGAGCGACTCAAACACTTTAGACTCTTCTGACAATGAAGACGGGACGGAAATCGAAAacagagaaaataaagacGATGTAGGAAATAGTGAAAAGGCTTATGGAGGATCTGAAGGCAGCGTGGTAAATGGAGGTAACGATGATTATTTTAAAGAACTAAATGTTCCATCTTCTACCGCTCAACGTCCTGCTTGGTCAAATAATGATGACATGGAACAGAATCCGTGGTAGTGTACAGGTTAAATAATGAACTTTATAAATACTGATTTTTCTAATGACTCCACTAGTGCATATctattttattctttccTTCAATTAGATGGGAAGAAATATTCATAAGTGTAATATATACTTTCTGttagaaaacaaaagccAAGAATTCTGACTTATTTTATTCACTAAATTATACGTATGTATAGCTTGAAacattatttattttattattaatttttttttacccaCAATTTCTACTCTCGTTGATTTTCGAATTCCATATCTTGCTTGAAAAACTCGTCATTGAAGCGATTTGGGGAAGTCTTTTTGACAAAAGCTTGAGAGCCTTCAAGTTTTGAGGTTTTGGATTCCCCATTTGAAGGTGCATTTTGAGAGTCCTTTGAGGATACAGAAAATTGCCTATTCTCTTTATTAGCAAACATTTCTGAAGCATTTGTATTTGATGACGAAGGCGGAACTGGGAAATTTTCTGGTtctgtttcctttttgCCTTCAACATTTGAAGATGGTAAGTTCAACGCCTGCTGTGAAGGTCTCCTAGGTACAGGCCTTCTATTCGAAATCATTTTAGGGCTGGAAGTTAGTAAGGGAGTACCtggttctttttcatcagcAGAGTCATCATCCTTCCTATCTTGGATGTCTAAATCATCTATGTCTTCAGTGTCACTTGAATTTCCAACATTGTCTTTGTACCATTtaccaatttttttgattgaatttttgaaatacttTCTTGATTTAGTGGAGTTTTCAGAACTGGAAACGTCGTCATTCGTTGGTGCAGTGACTGTTGTCTGGGTGGTTGTTTTCGCCGCTATCGCAGATGTACTGTCAACAATGCCttttaacttttctttctttctttctgttCTTGAAACTCTTTTAATTTTCCTATAAGATTTCGttccattttcttgaacagcTGCCAAATGCGCCTTAGCACTTGTATTAGTACCTGGAGTCTCAGCGGTAACGGAAACGTTTGCTTTTACTTCAGAGTCATGTTCCTCCCAAATACCACCTCTGTAGATTTCATTAGGAGTTGGGTAAAAGACAATGTCATCCATAAACGGAACAACTAAGGACTCCTTCATAGCTTCAGCAAACTTGCTTTTGATGGCATTAGTAACGACATTGTACGACAATTTGCTCGAACTTACAATCGGCTCAATCTCGAAGTCCATTATTGGCTCATTTTGGAAGGCATACCAAATTCTGTTTGATGGAGGCGGTTtgatcaaaaacaaaagtggGCCGGAAagttctttgatttttatgGATAGCTGTAACGAAACTTCTCTTTGCTTGAAATGAGACCCTAGGTTGATACTTGCCTTTGTAGCGATAATAATTGTCAGGTTTCCCCTGTATTGGACATCAATAGAAAACTTAGTGGAGCCCTCTGGAGACAACTCTAGCAGTTTAGGAGATGTGAACAGGGGGGCACTGTCACCCACATCAACTTTCTCAACGACCAAATCGTCTAAAAACCCCGGAgtctttattttatttaattttttgaagattttttcaagaatatgTTGATTTAAGCTGTCAGTTTGTTGCcaggaaagaaaaagcctACCAAGGAGAGCATTTAACCATTTAGTAGTCAATTGGTTCTCAGTAGAGTTGATGTCTTGAATCAGTTGCAACATATCTTTGGTTTTTAAATGGGCGGTGTTGGCAGAAACATTAGGGTTCAGCAAATTGGTTGGGGCagtattattgtttttcgAGGTATTGATCAATTGGTAATACCAATCTTCCTTATCCATGTTATTTTCGAAATACAAGAAGAACTGATTCGAGTTATGAAACGGTGACTGATTTTCGTGTGTGGCATCGTTGTTGGATATATCCCCATTGTTCGATTCCACACTGGTAAGTGGGTCGAAATGCGGCAAGATGACATTATGGTTTTTGGAATCTATGGAAACGAGGtcgtttttgaagatggcAATACAGGTTCTCTTTGTGAAAAGGGAAGCATCGGGTAGTTCATTTTTACCCGTTTCATCGTAACGGGGCCAAATGGTTACGAATTTATCCTGTAAAGATATGGCATGAACCAGATTTGCATTCTGAGTGTCATCTTTGTATAAAAACAGATTGCCGTGTCTTAGCACCGCGAAGAATcgttgcttttttttcagttctgTTCTTTGCAAGATCTGTTCTTGCTGAACAACATCAGAAtccttgttgttgttagaatttttcagaattaTGGCCACCTCTGAAGAATGGTAGTAATATTGCTTAGTCAAAGTGATCCAGCCCTTGTTAACTACTTTTACACCGGACAGCTCTTCTAGCTTACCAGCTTTGAAATCCGGGCGTATGCCGCGAGTCAATAGCCTATCTTTATCATCACgatcttcctcttcttctaatgCGGATTTAAAGTTACTGTACAATAAATGGACTTTATAAGCGGTGAAAAGGACCAAGGGCAAAAACGTGATACCACCTAGCAAGTAGACGGCGAAAAACACCTTCAAGCTAGTCATTGAGGTCTTGTAAGGATGTGGATCTTGCTACTTTGTTGTTTGCTGTTTTTACAATTATCCCTTTCTTAATTATTCTCTTGATATTTTATATCGAAAAGGGATCTGCGGAGAAACtgagtgaaaaaagtaaaaaatgTGCCATCTTCAATAATATACAACAGCCATAAGTGGTATAACAAGGGTAGGAGAGAGAGGGGAAAGAGAGATAGAAATATAAAGTGCTACACAAGAGGGGCAAGAAGGGatgcgaaaaaaaaagcgtaGTAAACCAGTTTCTCAGAGTCATTAAATCagttattttttattttgtagTCATCAACCGGTCCCTTCGTTAAAGAGACCAATCTAGTACAGTGtgaatataaaaaaaaatcatcataGTAAACTAGTTTAAAACAAATCCCTTTTTATCGCCCGCATCCACTGATGAGGAACAACGAAATAAGAAACACATTTTCCGCAAAAATCAGATGTCTTGTGACCAATCATCAATTCTCCACCAAAGAACCGTAGTGCCATCAACACCGCTCTTAAAAATTTGTACACAGAACGATGCGAGTAGATGGCGGCTCTCTAGCAGATACTAATATGTCCGCCCGGTCGACAACAAATCATCATATTGAGGGGGAAATAGAAATACGTGCAGCAGCaactgctgctgctgctgcaggcgtagaaaaagataataatgAAGGTAAagtgtttcttttttcttcttttcttttccttctttgtGACGCCCCTCATACAAGGCTGAAACTTAACGAAAAGGGTTGTCGACATATAGTTAAACCACTATTCAGTCGGAACAATTGGTATATGATTAAAAATGTTTAATCATAGGGGAGCcacagagaaaaagaagttgaaaaaaagaagacacaATCTCTACATGTTATCTTTCCCGGGAGACCCACTGGTCGCCCAGCCCGTCAGCTCATGTGACACTGTCACTGTAAatgctgctgttgttctGCTTATTCAGAACACTTCTTCAAGAGTAAAGTTGGAagagaaatggaaaaaaagtagagAGACgatcttgttcttttataCGTGGTGTAACCGACGGGTCACCCGCACGCGCACCGTTTTTTAGGGCTCGTACTAGAGGATCATACTGTTCTATATTGCATTTAGGTTACGTTATACTACTATATATCGACGTGGTAGTGGGGGAAGAGCTCTGCGTGGACTGCGTTGCGGGCCAACGAGTCGTAGTCGTGCTGGTTGGGCAGGTACTTGTTGTCAGAGAAGCGGTAGAGCTTGCGGGAGACGTGCTGATTGATGTTCTTGTAGGTGTCCCTGGGCAGGGCCAGCGGGTACTGGTCCAATGCTCGCCGCACGTGCGTCTGGATGCTGTGCTTGGCGTGTCGTATTCTGTCATACATCTGCTCTGTCTGGACGCTGTGCTTGTCCCGGACCTCTCCGGCGAATATCATATAGTCTCTCGAGTCATAACTGGCSACCTGGTCCTCGCTGACGCACCCCATGCGCAGCTCAAGCAGCTGGTGGGACCGACATTCGGTGCACTCATGCCATGCATTGCGTTCGCCCACCTCGCATGCCAGTCCACGTAGACATGTTTCGTGGTATATCGCTTCGCAGTCTTGGCAGTACAGGTTCAGTCGAGCAGCATCTGTGTCTCCGCAAATGCCGCACTGTATCACCTTGATGGCGTCTATGACCAGGCCGTCTTGTAGCATCTCACTCAGGATACCCATTTccccttcttcttcctcttcctgCTCTTCctgctcttcttcctctccCTCCTCGCCGCCGGTGGTTCTGGCCTCTGCATGCTCAAGAGCATGTTTGATCATAAACCCCATCTCCAAATCTACAGAGACTGCGTGTTGGCCGTCACCGACGTTAAGGTGGCTGGATTCGGTCCTACAAATGGGACACTTCAAGTCGATGCTATACTTGTGCCACTCTCTTATACAGTTCAGATGGAACTCATGTCTGCAAACTTCTAAGCATCCAAACTGGTCACCGTCTAGGTCGCCCTCAAAACAAATCGGGCACTCCTTCATCTTGCTTTATCGTACTTGTATACTACTTGCTCCGCCGCCTGGTTTCCCTAagggattttttttttttcgttctttCTATTGTTCTTATGAAGCTCTTGCCTCTAACATTAGTTCTCACCTTTTTAACATAACAAGATTACTTGTTGtaccaaacaaaaattaaagaggTCACGCACACACACAGCGCCCTCAGCACAACATGTCACGCCACCAGTTCGACTTAATAATGTGTTTGAAACAGCCTGGGACACAGATAGGCCTTCTTTGCGAAAAATGTGATGGAAAATGCCCCATCTGCGACTCTTACGTAAGGCCCAAGAGGAAAGTTAGAGTATGCGAAAACTGCTCGTTTGGCAAAAAGGCTAAAAACTGTATTATTTGCAACTTAAATATCGGTGTCAACGATGCCTTTTACTGTTGGGAATGCTGCCGCCTGGGTAAAGACAAGGATGGCTGCCCCAAGATTCTAAATCTAGGTAGCAATAAGCTGGATAGACATTtcgagaagaaga
Coding sequences:
- the ASA1 gene encoding Asa1p, encoding MRDIIEDNKKAEVMGRFSNGGSITSSLTLSDFTLRNHKKGITALRIIKMPSVSKVSVLLSGDSDGLFVIWDLVTKRPITCTQIKDHPHIIAFQWVGSTVLSILCKDSMLRMFKLEASALLSTDLVVGERQFNKTTGLQWAQIYEMPVNTLNFANFIMDSQVELKDGKDNESYRLICCHTNDSEAIDIYQIMQDPKFKLQRPFDNINFPEFLKKQSLLEIFNVPKDSKFGIIMKLAKLNDIIFLGFENGFIMGFTTTFDEELQKGVADLIHISNDHYPNPILNMCISGDELYSCSTDGFISKHKFSIDLLTRPAAEYIKDDTLLIKCSSTLKASRPSRIDLPLKNISHIDVISDDYLVVSNWSGKTIVINEYTSEVLQTFVKTRNNLVANDSSIGDLTNGNNSNTESSLKSKNYKVGSMIGLKSFDVQSDGLKVGELRRIKTLAKFSWCIIGYDDGTIKLNRL
- the SUA7 gene encoding transcription factor TFIIB, with the protein product MMSRESVDRRAGRRGPNLNIVLTCPECKVYPPKIVERFSEGDVVCALCGLVLSDKLVDTRSEWRTFSNDDHNGDDPSRVGEASNPLLDGNNLSTRIGKGETTDMRFTKELNKAQGKNVMDKKDNEVQAAFAKITMLCDAAELPKIVKDCAKEAYKLCHDEKLLKGKSMESVMAASILIGCRRAKVARTFKEIQSLIHVKTKEFGKTLQIVKNILRGKSEDGFLKIDTDNMSGAQNLTYIPRFCSHLGLPMQVTTSAEYTAKKCKEIKEIAGKSPITIAVVSIYLNVLLFRIPITAAKVGQTLQVTEGTIKSGYKILYEHRDKLVDPQLIANGVVSLDSLPGVEKK
- the SRP54 gene encoding RNA-binding signal recognition particle subunit SRP54 gives rise to the protein MVLADLGKRINSAVNSAISNTQDDFSTSVDVMLKGIVTALLESDVNIALVSKLRNNIRSQLLSENRNEKATTNAQTKKLIQKTVFDELCKLVTCEGSEEKAFVPKKRKTNIIMFVGLQGSGKTTSCTKLAVYYSKRGFKVGLVCADTFRAGAFDQLKQNAIKARIPFYGSYTETDPAKVAEEGINKFKKEKFDIIIVDTSGRHRQEEELFQEMIEISNVIKPNQTIMVLDASIGQAAEQQSKAFKDSSDFGAIILTKMDGDARGGGAISAVAATNTPIIFIGTGEHIHDLEKFSPKSFISKLLGIGDIESLFEQLQTVSNKEDAKATMENIQKGKFTLLDFKKQMQTIMKMGPLSNIAQMIPGMSNMMNQVGEEETSQKMKKMVYVLDSMTREELESDGRMFIEEPTRMVRVAKGSGTSVFEVEMILMQQQMMARMAQTATQQQPGAPGANARMPGMPNMPGMPGMPGMPNMPGMPKVSPQMMQQAQQKLKQNPGLMQNMMNMFGGSGMGGGMGGGMPDMNEMMKMMQDPQMQQMAKQFGMG
- the NVJ2 gene encoding Nvj2p — protein: MTSLKVFFAVYLLGGITFLPLVLFTAYKVHLLYSNFKSALEEEEDRDDKDRLLTRGIRPDFKAGKLEELSGVKVVNKGWITLTKQYYYHSSEVAIILKNSNNNKDSDVVQQEQILQRTELKKKQRFFAVLRHGNLFLYKDDTQNANLVHAISLQDKFVTIWPRYDETGKNELPDASLFTKRTCIAIFKNDLVSIDSKNHNVILPHFDPLTSVESNNGDISNNDATHENQSPFHNSNQFFLYFENNMDKEDWYYQLINTSKNNNTAPTNLLNPNVSANTAHLKTKDMLQLIQDINSTENQLTTKWLNALLGRLFLSWQQTDSLNQHILEKIFKKLNKIKTPGFLDDLVVEKVDVGDSAPLFTSPKLLELSPEGSTKFSIDVQYRGNLTIIIATKASINLGSHFKQREVSLQLSIKIKELSGPLLFLIKPPPSNRIWYAFQNEPIMDFEIEPIVSSSKLSYNVVTNAIKSKFAEAMKESLVVPFMDDIVFYPTPNEIYRGGIWEEHDSEVKANVSVTAETPGTNTSAKAHLAAVQENGTKSYRKIKRVSRTERKKEKLKGIVDSTSAIAAKTTTQTTVTAPTNDDVSSSENSTKSRKYFKNSIKKIGKWYKDNVGNSSDTEDIDDLDIQDRKDDDSADEKEPGTPLLTSSPKMISNRRPVPRRPSQQALNLPSSNVEGKKETEPENFPVPPSSSNTNASEMFANKENRQFSVSSKDSQNAPSNGESKTSKLEGSQAFVKKTSPNRFNDEFFKQDMEFENQRE
- the ASR1 gene encoding ubiquitin-protein ligase ASR1 — translated: MKECPICFEGDLDGDQFGCLEVCRHEFHLNCIREWHKYSIDLKCPICRTESSHLNVGDGQHAVSVDLEMGFMIKHALEHAEARTTGGEEGEEEEQEEQEEEEEGEMGILSEMLQDGLVIDAIKVIQCGICGDTDAARLNLYCQDCEAIYHETCLRGLACEVGERNAWHECTECRSHQLLELRMGCVSEDQVASYDSRDYMIFAGEVRDKHSVQTEQMYDRIRHAKHSIQTHVRRALDQYPLALPRDTYKNINQHVSRKLYRFSDNKYLPNQHDYDSLARNAVHAELFPHYHVDI
- the RDS3 gene encoding U2 snRNP complex subunit RDS3; translation: MSRHQFDLIMCLKQPGTQIGLLCEKCDGKCPICDSYVRPKRKVRVCENCSFGKKAKNCIICNLNIGVNDAFYCWECCRLGKDKDGCPKILNLGSNKLDRHFEKKKKV